The Malus domestica chromosome 10, GDT2T_hap1 nucleotide sequence TTAGCACTAAGAGCTTCAAATTACAAATGGATGAAGTCGTTCAAAAGCACGTTTGGTACTCACTCCTACACATTCAAGCCTCATGCTTGCTTCTGCACACCACACGCACTTACAAAAACCAATTTTGGCCGCTAAAAGCAAAGAAGTTGGAGTCAACAACAATGTGAGTGTGGCTTCCTACTCACCTTGTGTTTATATTTGCTTCAGAAAGCCAGACACCAAGTGAGACAATTTTGGAGGATATTTGAGAATAcccatctgttttttttttttttttttgccaaagttttggaccttttggttcaacccaacccaacccatgtGTGCTTATGTTTGGGATTTGGGCCTAAAGTCTAAGTTCAACAAACTCAAGTTTGGAGACTACATTGAGTGGGCTTTATTTAGAGAGGAAGGTTAATCACACGCATTGTATTTGAGATTTGGGTCATACTTGAGGTGTTTGAGATTTCCATCAAGGCCCATTAGAGGAAAGAAATTTCATTGTGACCAGAACACGGATGGTACACTACATGTTTTTATACAAGTGTTgggaaataatattttttaacacacatatcccaccatttgtataatgacacgtgatgtaccacatCGTGTTCCCGTCACACTGGAAAATATCTCCCCCATTAGAGGTTGCATTGGTCGTAAGATCCACTTTCATGATAAATTCATTCCATACAATGAACAAAATGTTTGTTATGCTTAATATATTCAGTTTGATCTGTATCTGTTTTAATTATGTTCTTTATTTAAGTAGGTCTTTCGCTGCCTAATTGCGCCTAGGCTTTTTTAAATCCTTCAAGGTTTTTGTCAATTTAGGGGTGAATTTGTTTTTGAACTTAGAAGTAGCTACTTTGCTGGCTTTTCTTAAATACGAAATCATTGTGCTATACCGTAATACGAATGTCCTTCCAGCTTCTCGGTTCTGCACCCCCACCCATCAAAAGAAATAAACAGGAAACATGCTTgaataaattataaaacactactaataaataaataaaattatatacataaaaaaaacactACTACACTATCTCAAACAAGATTTTAATATTTCAGAGTACCTAACAAAATATTTaacatttgattaaaaaaaacataatatctAGACACTGTGAGTGCATGTGTATATAAAATCatatattatatacatatatataaattggtggttagatttttaaaaataatttgggGTGTGATAAGAAAATAAtggtttcattaaaaaaatttagagtTTAAATCGTCATTTTATACAAGTTGTTTAACACACATTATTGAGTGGGTACAATTCATGAAGTGCTAATTAACAAGCCTAGATAAAAACATAATTCTCAAATCTTTCGAAACTATTTATTGTATCCTTCCTTCACTGCTAATTACAAGAggttaataaaataataataaaatactcTCCTTTTTCAACACAGATAAGGAAAATGTAGTGAAATTTTTCAATATAACCGTCACACGAGAtaatacatcacgtgttttcatataaataatagaatatatatattaaaaagttgataacttaaaaattaaaattttccaccgtTTATATAGAAATACGTGAGTATTCCCGTCacaactgaaaaataaaaatttctcgaaTTCTCAAAGTGTAGAAGGAAAAACCTCCTCAGTTCCCATCCCTTCGTTTCACAATTCACAAATCAATTTTGAAACCCTaaatccctttctctctctcgaaTACCCTAGACCGGGATGGCCGCTGAGAAGAAGATGATCACCCTGAAGAGCTCGGACGGCGAGGCGTTCGAGGTCGATGAGGCGGTTGCTATGGAGTCACAGACCATCAAGCACTTGGTGGAGGACTGCGCCGACAATGCGATCCCTCTCCCCAACGTGACCAGCCACATCCTCGCCAAGATCATCGAGTACTGCCGGAAGCATGTCGAGGGTCGCAAAGACGGCGACAGCACCGACCTCGGCAAGAGCGGCGATGAGACTCTCAAGAAGTTTGACGAGGACTTCGTCAACGAGATAAAAGCTGATCAGAATGTCCTCTTTGATCTGATTT carries:
- the LOC114827639 gene encoding SKP1-like protein 1A, producing MAAEKKMITLKSSDGEAFEVDEAVAMESQTIKHLVEDCADNAIPLPNVTSHILAKIIEYCRKHVEGRKDGDSTDLGKSGDETLKKFDEDFVNEIKADQNVLFDLILAANYLNIKSLLDLTCQTVADMIKGKTPEEIRKTFNIKNDFTPEEEEEVRRENQWAFE